In Alkalimarinus alittae, the DNA window AAAGCGGTGACTTCCCAGCAGATGAACACTCATTTAACTAGCCTGCGGCACTGTTTTGCACGCACGCCAAGCTATAAAGCAGCTAAACAGGCCATCAACCATCATTTGACACCAAAAGCATATGAAGACTGTACATACCATTAAAGAGCTACGCAGCATTGTGGCGCAGCAGCGAAAGAAAGGTCAACGCATCGTTTTTGTGCCCACAATGGGCAACCTACATGAGGGTCATATCTCTCTCGTGACAGAAGGGCTAACGCATGGCGATTTTGTTATCACCAGTATATTTGTAAACCCGATGCAGTTTGGTGCCAACGAAGATCTAGATTCTTACCCAAGAACATTAGAACAAGATCAACAAAAGCTATCTCAAGCGGGTAACCACCTCGTTTTTGCGCCTTCAGCAAAAGAGATTTACCCACAAGGTATGGACAACCAAAGCAAGGTCATAGTGCCTGATATCACCGAGTTTCACTGCGGAGCTAGTCGTCCAGGGCACTTTACCGGCGTATCGACCGTTGTGATGATGCTGTTTAATATGGTGCAACCCGATGTAGCCATATTTGGCCAAAAAGACTTC includes these proteins:
- the panC gene encoding pantoate--beta-alanine ligase, which encodes MKTVHTIKELRSIVAQQRKKGQRIVFVPTMGNLHEGHISLVTEGLTHGDFVITSIFVNPMQFGANEDLDSYPRTLEQDQQKLSQAGNHLVFAPSAKEIYPQGMDNQSKVIVPDITEFHCGASRPGHFTGVSTVVMMLFNMVQPDVAIFGQKDFQQLAVIRKMVKDLFMPIQIIGLPTARDPDGLAKSSRNGYLSEEERAIAPRLSDIINLTGQKIQAGARDFTALSREAESLLLDNQFKPDYFNIVDSETLKPAAQTTESITILAAAYLGDTRLIDNITI